The Streptomyces kanamyceticus genome window below encodes:
- a CDS encoding molybdopterin-dependent oxidoreductase yields the protein MSDPRLPSSPGFWRSPVRGPWFTSVLGLVLLAGITVLFVTGLLSYAAYNPDLAPVNDKTPDKGLLGFYLFSWPTDPPWLYRLTQGVHVTLGITLIPVLLAKLWSVVPKLFALPPVRSFAHAIERISLLLLVGGALFEFVTGVLNVQLDYLFPGSFYPLHFYGAWVFFAAFVTHAVLRVPVALRNLREMRGAGGGDPLVSPRPDAPDVPDAPTVSRRGALGLVGGGSLLLFGTTFGRGFDGPLRRTAVLAPHGGPEPGGGPGGFQINKTAAYAGIRERETRDDAWRLEVVGRTGTVRLSRADLCELPSHGAALPIACVEGWSTSDQEWRGVRLRDLAALVGHDAPTDVLVESLQRHGAFRRAALRANQVGDERSLLALRVNGADLTPDHGYPARIIVPAAPGVLNTKWVARMTFGEL from the coding sequence ATGAGCGACCCACGGCTCCCCTCATCACCCGGTTTCTGGCGCAGCCCCGTGCGCGGCCCCTGGTTCACCTCCGTGCTCGGACTCGTCCTGCTGGCCGGGATCACCGTGCTGTTCGTGACGGGCCTGCTGTCGTACGCCGCGTACAACCCGGACCTCGCGCCGGTCAACGACAAGACCCCGGACAAGGGGCTGCTCGGCTTCTACCTCTTCTCCTGGCCGACCGACCCGCCGTGGCTGTACCGGCTCACCCAGGGCGTCCACGTGACGCTGGGCATCACCTTGATCCCCGTACTCCTCGCGAAGCTGTGGTCGGTCGTGCCGAAGCTGTTCGCGCTGCCGCCCGTCCGGTCCTTCGCCCACGCGATCGAGCGGATCTCGCTGCTCCTGCTGGTCGGCGGCGCGCTCTTCGAGTTCGTGACGGGCGTGCTCAACGTGCAGCTCGACTACCTCTTCCCCGGCTCGTTCTACCCGCTGCACTTCTACGGGGCCTGGGTGTTCTTCGCCGCGTTCGTGACGCATGCGGTGCTGCGGGTGCCGGTGGCGCTGCGCAACCTGCGGGAGATGCGTGGGGCGGGCGGAGGGGATCCGCTGGTCTCCCCGCGGCCCGATGCGCCTGATGTGCCTGACGCGCCCACCGTGTCCCGGCGCGGCGCCCTCGGTCTGGTCGGCGGCGGCTCGCTCCTCCTGTTCGGTACGACGTTCGGGCGCGGCTTCGACGGGCCGCTGCGGCGGACCGCGGTGCTCGCCCCGCACGGCGGGCCCGAACCGGGCGGCGGGCCCGGCGGCTTCCAGATCAACAAGACGGCCGCGTACGCCGGGATCCGTGAGCGGGAGACGCGCGACGACGCCTGGCGACTGGAAGTCGTCGGCCGTACCGGAACCGTCCGGCTCAGCCGGGCCGACCTGTGCGAACTCCCCTCCCACGGCGCCGCGTTGCCCATCGCCTGCGTGGAGGGCTGGTCGACGTCCGACCAGGAGTGGCGCGGCGTACGGCTGCGGGACCTCGCGGCGCTCGTCGGTCATGACGCCCCGACGGACGTCCTGGTGGAGTCGCTCCAGCGGCACGGCGCGTTCCGCAGGGCCGCCCTGCGCGCCAACCAGGTCGGCGACGAGCGCTCCCTGCTCGCCCTGCGCGTCAACGGCGCGGACCTGACCCCCGACCACGGCTACCCGGCGCGGATCATCGTGCCCGCCGCGCCCGGCGTGCTCAACACCAAGTGGGTGGCCCGGATGACCTTCGGAGAACTGTGA
- a CDS encoding TIGR04282 family arsenosugar biosynthesis glycosyltransferase — protein sequence MTTLLVIAKEPLPGRVKTRLTPPFTPTEAARLAEAALVDTLRAVAATPVRRRVLVLDGTPGPWLPTGFDVVPQVAGGLDERLAAAFAGCTGPALLIGMDTPQVTPELLGAGLDGLGDSHDDPYEDSYDESYDACFGPADDGGFWALGLARPDPELLRGVPMSTPTTGAVQRARLVAAGLRVRDLRRLRDVDTAADAASVAAAAPHGRFAAELGRLGAVTGR from the coding sequence GTGACCACGCTCCTCGTCATCGCCAAGGAACCGCTGCCCGGGCGGGTGAAGACGCGGCTCACCCCGCCCTTCACCCCCACCGAGGCCGCGCGGCTCGCCGAGGCCGCGCTCGTCGACACGCTGCGGGCGGTGGCGGCGACTCCGGTACGGCGCCGCGTGCTGGTCCTCGACGGCACGCCAGGCCCCTGGCTGCCGACCGGCTTCGACGTCGTACCGCAGGTCGCGGGCGGCCTGGACGAGCGGCTCGCCGCGGCCTTCGCGGGCTGTACGGGGCCCGCCCTGCTCATCGGCATGGACACACCTCAGGTGACGCCGGAGCTGCTCGGCGCGGGCCTCGACGGCCTCGGCGACTCGCACGACGACCCCTACGAGGACTCCTACGACGAGTCCTACGACGCGTGCTTCGGGCCCGCCGACGACGGCGGCTTCTGGGCGCTCGGCCTCGCGCGCCCCGACCCCGAACTCCTGCGCGGCGTACCGATGTCGACGCCCACGACGGGCGCCGTCCAACGCGCCCGACTGGTCGCCGCGGGACTGCGCGTACGCGATCTGCGGCGCCTCCGGGACGTGGACACGGCCGCCGACGCGGCATCGGTCGCCGCCGCGGCACCGCACGGCAGGTTCGCGGCGGAGCTCGGCCGACTCGGGGCGGTCACCGGCCGATGA
- a CDS encoding glycosyltransferase family 2 protein encodes MVLPCLDEADALPWVLDRVPPGWRAIVVDNGSTDGSADIARALGATVVHEDRRGFGAACHAGLLAATADIVCFCDCDASLDPSLLLPFVREVREGGADLVLGRRRPRGRGAWPAHARAGNFALAHMLRRRTGLRLHDLGPLRAARRAPLIGLGLTDRRSGYPLQMVVRAADAGWRVTEHDVPYLPRTGASKVTGTWRGTWQAVRDMSRVLAEPPAHEHAHDGLGARPSTTPPGGTTP; translated from the coding sequence GTGGTCCTCCCCTGCCTCGACGAGGCCGACGCCCTGCCCTGGGTGCTCGACCGCGTGCCGCCGGGCTGGCGCGCCATCGTCGTGGACAACGGGTCCACGGACGGTTCGGCCGACATCGCCCGCGCGCTCGGCGCGACCGTCGTCCACGAGGACCGCCGCGGCTTCGGCGCCGCCTGCCACGCGGGGCTCCTCGCCGCCACCGCCGACATCGTGTGCTTCTGCGACTGCGACGCGTCGCTCGATCCGTCCCTGCTCCTGCCCTTCGTACGAGAAGTGCGGGAGGGCGGGGCCGACCTGGTGCTCGGACGGCGCAGGCCACGAGGTCGGGGCGCCTGGCCCGCGCACGCCAGGGCCGGGAACTTCGCCCTCGCCCACATGCTGCGCCGCCGCACCGGACTGCGCCTGCACGACCTCGGCCCGCTGCGCGCCGCACGCCGCGCACCACTCATCGGGCTCGGCCTCACCGACCGTCGCAGCGGCTACCCCCTGCAGATGGTGGTCCGCGCCGCCGACGCGGGCTGGCGGGTCACCGAACACGACGTGCCCTACCTCCCGCGCACCGGCGCGTCGAAGGTCACCGGCACCTGGCGCGGCACCTGGCAGGCGGTGCGCGACATGAGTCGCGTCCTGGCCGAGCCGCCCGCGCACGAGCACGCGCACGACGGCCTCGGCGCCCGCCCCAGCACCACTCCCCCAGGAGGAACCACCCCGTGA
- a CDS encoding response regulator transcription factor produces MEYEPQEATGTVKASAAPPPPPPGPDRILVVDDDPTVAEVVAGYLERAGYVVDRAADGPAALARAAAHRPDLVVLDLMLPGIDGLEVCARLRERGPVPVIMLTARGDEDDRILGLEVGADDYVTKPFSPRELILRVGSVLRRTRPGAAAPARPLAAAGLTADPAARRATKNGTELALTLREFDLLAFFLAHPGHAYGREDLMREVWGWDFGDLSTVTVHVRRLRGKIETDPARPQLIQTVWGVGYRFDPAGPPAPGDDRPAARTDADG; encoded by the coding sequence ATGGAGTACGAACCGCAGGAGGCGACGGGGACAGTGAAGGCATCCGCCGCACCTCCACCCCCACCCCCCGGACCCGACCGGATCCTCGTCGTCGACGACGATCCGACCGTCGCCGAGGTCGTCGCCGGGTACCTCGAGCGCGCCGGGTACGTCGTGGACCGCGCGGCGGACGGGCCCGCCGCGCTCGCGCGGGCCGCCGCGCACCGGCCCGACCTGGTGGTCCTCGACCTCATGCTGCCCGGCATCGACGGCCTTGAGGTCTGCGCGCGGCTGCGTGAGCGCGGCCCCGTACCCGTCATCATGCTCACCGCGCGCGGGGACGAGGACGACCGCATCCTGGGGCTCGAAGTGGGCGCGGACGACTACGTCACCAAACCCTTCAGCCCCAGGGAGCTGATCCTGCGGGTCGGTTCCGTGCTGCGCCGCACCCGCCCCGGCGCCGCCGCCCCGGCCCGCCCCCTCGCCGCCGCAGGACTGACCGCCGACCCCGCCGCCCGCCGCGCCACCAAGAACGGCACCGAACTCGCCCTCACCCTGCGCGAGTTCGACCTGCTCGCTTTCTTCCTGGCCCACCCCGGTCACGCGTACGGCCGCGAGGACCTGATGCGCGAGGTCTGGGGCTGGGACTTCGGCGACCTGTCGACCGTCACGGTCCACGTCCGCCGCCTGCGCGGCAAGATCGAGACGGACCCGGCCCGCCCTCAGCTGATCCAGACGGTCTGGGGCGTGGGCTACCGCTTCGACCCGGCGGGCCCGCCCGCACCCGGGGACGACCGGCCCGCCGCCCGTACGGATGCGGACGGCTGA
- a CDS encoding sensor histidine kinase translates to MRDILLIALFAFLGALGAGLLGAVALRLLRRRSLTASIAVVASVAVGAMLAGTLAVAWAMFLSPHDLTVVTTVVAMAAAVSLASALLLGRWVVARSRELAVAARSFGDGGDFAAPDVPATAELEALGRELAATSAKLAESRDRERALETSRRELVAWISHDLRTPLAGLRAMSEALEDGVAADPDRYLRQIRTEVERLNDMVGDLFELSRIHVGALALSPSRMSLYDLVGDALAGADPLAREHGVRLVGDHVEPVPVEVDGKEMSRVLGNLLVNAIRRTPADGTVAVTAERSPEGVVLSVTDGCGGIPEEDLPRVFDTGWRGTHARTPPAGAGLGLAIVRGIVEAHKGRAAVRNIPGGCRFEVTLPAVEG, encoded by the coding sequence GTGCGCGACATACTCCTCATCGCCCTGTTCGCCTTCCTCGGCGCGCTCGGCGCCGGACTGCTCGGCGCCGTCGCGCTGCGCCTGCTGCGCCGCCGCTCGCTCACCGCGTCGATCGCGGTCGTCGCCTCCGTGGCCGTGGGCGCGATGCTCGCCGGGACGCTGGCCGTGGCCTGGGCGATGTTCCTGTCCCCGCACGACCTGACCGTGGTCACCACCGTCGTCGCGATGGCCGCCGCCGTCTCGCTCGCCAGCGCGCTGCTGCTCGGCCGCTGGGTCGTCGCCCGGAGCCGCGAACTCGCCGTCGCCGCACGCTCCTTCGGTGACGGCGGCGACTTCGCGGCCCCCGACGTACCGGCGACCGCCGAACTGGAGGCCCTCGGCAGGGAACTCGCCGCCACCAGCGCCAAGCTCGCCGAGTCCAGGGACCGCGAGCGCGCCCTGGAGACCTCCCGGCGGGAACTCGTCGCCTGGATCTCCCACGACCTGCGTACGCCGCTCGCGGGCCTGCGCGCGATGTCCGAGGCCCTGGAGGACGGGGTCGCCGCCGATCCCGACCGCTATCTGCGTCAGATCCGTACCGAGGTCGAACGCCTCAACGACATGGTGGGCGACCTCTTCGAACTCTCCCGCATCCACGTCGGCGCCCTCGCCCTCTCCCCGTCCCGGATGTCCCTGTACGACCTGGTCGGCGACGCCCTGGCGGGCGCGGACCCGCTCGCCCGCGAACACGGCGTCCGCCTGGTCGGCGACCACGTCGAGCCGGTGCCGGTGGAGGTGGACGGCAAGGAGATGAGCAGGGTCCTCGGCAACCTGCTGGTCAACGCGATCCGCCGGACACCGGCCGACGGCACGGTCGCGGTGACCGCCGAACGTTCGCCCGAAGGCGTGGTCCTGTCCGTCACGGACGGCTGCGGCGGCATCCCCGAGGAGGACCTCCCGCGCGTCTTCGACACGGGCTGGCGCGGCACCCACGCGCGTACGCCTCCCGCGGGCGCGGGCCTCGGCCTGGCGATCGTCCGGGGCATCGTCGAGGCGCACA